ATCGTTAACGATTTTTTCATTAAAGGCATTTTTTTAAAACCTCTCTTTAATTATTTTTTGTTCCATAGGTATATTACATGAATGTTATATGCGTTACATTCCATATAGAGACAATTCTGAAATTTAGTTAATGAATACAAGAAATCTATTGCAGAAACGTACTATTGCGTCCCGCATAAGTATCTGAACAGCTGGCAAACATTCATATATGCGCCCATTATGGTCGCATATACAATAAAAAGTTAACGTATAAGCCAAAATTGTTCCCCGAGGTGTGCAAATCCAATATGGGTGAAATCAATCTCTTCTTGAAACTCCGTTATTATAATAAACTGAATTAATCACATAAGAACCGATTACTCAATGTCGACCTATACGCTTAAAAAAACCTCTTCATTTCGGTGAGGGTTTTTAGTTAGGGGGGACTCTCTAACCTCTAAGTGCTTATCGACTAAAATTCAATCGACTGATCGAACCCGTCATCAGTCACATACCCTTCGACAGCCCAGATATTGATCGGATGGTCCGATTCAGCAGCTTCTTCTTTCGCTGATTGTTCATATTCGCGGAATTCATCCAAATATTTCATATTGGACGCATCGACATCATCTACCACTTTTCCTAATCCTCGTAGTAGGATTCTTTCTGAGAAGTTATAAGGCCCTTCAGTTGTTTTTAACCATATATGCCCAAGTGTATAACCATTTTCATCTTTGTCGGGGGTTCCACGCTCTAACAAAACGTAGGAACCGTCGAGATAAGATTGCGTTAGATCATATGCCTCTATACCAAACTCCGCAGTGGATTCTTCTTCTGGAATATTATCAGGCGTTTCAATTAATAACAATTTTACGGTTTCTTCCTCACCGTCCTCGTTTATAACAACAGCAGTGCTACCATCAATAACGTCAATTACTTCGACTTCCTCTGTTATTTCAGCTATTTTGTCATTTTCAATTGCGATCTCTTGGTCTCTAGTGAGTTCTTCTTCGATCTCATTATTTTGATTCGCATTTGTTTCATTTTTTGGCTCATTTTGAACCGGTTCTTTGGATGTAGATTGCCCGCACCCAGACATCATAACGACTGCCATAAGGGCACTTGTCAACCAGACGTACTGGTTTTTTCCTTTGCGTAATTTTCGCATGTCTGTCTCTCCTATTCATCTCTCATTTTATATTATGAATCCGTCTATTATACCATTATAATTCTACTTTTTACCATGTGGTTATTATTGGGTTTTAATCTTTTATCGCCAGACCCATTAGTCTGGTATTTTTTTGTGATTTATTTGGTTCCTATCACACACACCTGCTGTTTTGTTACATGGTACGTCATCGAAGAGTAAATAAAACCTTGCATGTTCAATGTTTTAACGGTGTTATATTATATACATATATTGTCGTTTTTAAAGTAAAAAAGAATATATGATCTGTGCAACACATGGTAATGTAGTCGGGAAATCGGAAATGTCATCGCGACACCTCTTGTCTGAATAACAATACGAAAGAAAGGAGAAAGCTATGTGATTTTTTCAAAAAATGATACCTCGGACTATTCTCATGGGATGTATGGTGGCCATCATTGCTTTGTCGGTTCTCTTACCTGTTGGTTTCGGCGTGTCTGGAGATGATGATAGTGGTGTATCTGATCTGTCCCTATACGAGCGTGCGAGTGAATTGGGGAATTGACAAGGGAATTCGCCACGGCACTTGTCCGGGTTCTGGTGTGGAGCGCATGTACTTGCTCGAAGCAACCGAAAGCGACAGCCTTTTAGTGGCAGGGAATGCCGGGGCGCTTTTAGGCTATGCGGACATTCTTTCAGATGATGGATTCGTATGGTTAATCAATAGCTATACCACAGCATCCGCAACAATCAGCTTATGTACGTCGTTGGTGACGGTAACAGCAATGTCATGCAAGCGACACGCTATAATCCATTTTTCCAATACGCAGGATATGATGAAACCTTAACCGATATTAGTTTGCCAACAGAAAAAGCGGCAGTATCTTCAATCCGTTGAGTACAACGACCGATGGGCCCAGCGAAAACTAAGAGGTTTCAGCACGGCTCAGCCGGTTCTGCAAGATCTATTCAAAGAGCGCTATGGATCAGAAGACTAAGAGGGCGTCTAACATTTTTTTCAGGTATGGGTCCCACGGGGGCGCCATACCTGAACCTCCTCTCCTAGTGGTGAGTGATACCCTAACTAGATTACACAAACTTATTGACACTACCCCTAAAAACGATAAATAAGTTAAGTCATAACGATATCAAAACATTGGACGATTATAAGTTGGATAGCTTATTACTTGTTTCAACTCAAAAGGAATTAAATCACATTGATGTATTATTAACCGAGATGGATTTTTTTAATCAACCAACAGAGTTAGGGTCCTTTTATCCAACAGAAAATGCAATCACATCACTAATAAAAAATAATTATGGCATTATTTACTGTAAAAGAGATTATTATGAGGGAAATAAATCGGAAGAAAGAAATATATTTGTTTTCTATTCTCCGTGGAAACTATTTGATAAGTGACGATTTACAAGTAACTTAATTGATAAAGTTATCTTTTAATTGGACTTGAGGAGGCTTTAAATTTGATAGCATGATGACACTTGAAGAGTATTTGATCAAAGAGACTTATTCAAAGTCAGAAGTGTTAATTATTGAATCTGTATCCAAAGAAATTATGCAAGTATGTGAAGAATAGCCTTCTAAACCTTGATTGGCTGTTTTTTAAGGTTTGTTTTTGGTATGGAAATGATTTAAATAGACAGTCTTGAAAAGCATTTGGAGCTCACTCAAACGTATCTTAGGGGCATAAGCTCCCAGATGACTTGAGACAGAATAGAGACCTTCACTTTAATGATGTTCATGGTGAGCATTATGATTAGAGTTAGAAACGGAGGAGGTAATATGAAATATTGGACTGAAATGACAAATGATGCATTTTCATGTTTCGAATGGTTTTCTAAAGAGGAAGCTGAGCAATGTATTGGATATGCACCAAATTTAAGTGTGTTTAGTATGATAGGTTCAATGGTATTTTCTAGCGAAGATAGAGAGCTATTTAGACGTTTATGTAGTGAGTTAGTTACAAGGGCAACTACAAAGAATGAGATTTTCAGTGAATATAGATTCTTTTTGTTTGGAGTAGCTGAAACAAGTGATACAAATTCAAAAATTTTCAAATACCAAAAAATATGGAAAAGATTAGAGAAAGAGTTTAACCTTGATTATATTATTTTAGGACCGGAAGTTGACTATTTAGAAGATGGAAGGTTATGTTACGCAAGTATGGCAGAATTCAAAGGGAAAGAACTTTATAAAGCCATTCAAATAATAAGTAGCAATCCGCAAAAATATTCACTTATTGGGAGTAGAAGACATGATTATAGGACTGAAGAATTCATTAAAACATTTTTAAATAAAGTATACATTAATGGAAACAAAAAAGGAGAAATTGATTATTTTAAGCTTGCGTTAACCTCTTGCTCTAAAGGAGACCTTGTTTTTAGGTGGGGGAGTTCATCGGAGGAATGTGAATTAGATATAATTACTCTAGAGCAAAACAAAAAAATTTTTGATGGTGTTTCTTTTAATTCCTAATAAATTTATTTTTGGTGGGCAATTTGTCTGTCAAGGTTATTTGGTTAATATAGTTTTTGATTAGAATATCAAAAGCTAATGATCGTTAGTCTTTGGTTTACAACAATTAAATAATGATCGAAAAACGCCAGAATTTTAATGATGTAAATAAATAAGGTTACTTATTAAAGCGAATAATTGAAGAGCGGTACTGAGGATATGAAAAGAAGTTATGAGGTGGTTAGAACGTTTCAAGAAGCAATTAATACGGAAACGGGGAATTTTTCTTTACAAAAAGACAACGTGTACCGCGCTTACATGATGCGGTGCCTCCTCTCACACTATGCGCGTAAGGTTCTTCACCACCATATGTATGTCTGAAGCCATGCAATTGATCCATCTTTTTTTAAAACTAATAAGATTATTTGTGTTTATTCTTTTTAATTATATCTCCAACAATAAAAGCTAATAAAATATTTGTTAGCACTACAGATAGTTCAATAGAGAATTAATGTCTGTCTTTTAGGCCTTAAAGGTCAAGGGAGGCTTAGAAGTTCAAAGGCGAGAACTACTTGAAAAAACCTAAAGGATTACCACAACCCATTATACAGGCAACAAAATATTAAGTTTTAATTAATACAAGGCTAGTGAATCATAATAGATATCAAAAACGACTAAATGGCCTTAGCTTTATGGAATATAGGGCTAAAGCCGCTTAATTTGTTTTATTATTTCCCCAGTCAAGTAGACAGAGGACAGTTCATTTAGCCACCAGGTTTATACAATTATTCTTCGCATATTTTAATTATGTCTTTAGGTACAGGTTCAAAAATTAACACTTCTGATTTTGGATAAGGCCTCTTTATCAAATACTCTTCAAGTGTCATCATACTGTCCCAGTATAGTTTAATCCAATGTTCAATAGTCTCTCCAGTATCAAAATCCAGTGCCTCTTCAAAAGTGTATTTATTTTCATCATAAAATGCTTGATCATAGACTGACAAGGAAATATCACCATCAAATATGAGGATTTTATCCGTAAATACTGGAAAACAAAATGACTTAGAAAATTGGTTTGCAATATCAGCCCTTACTGTTTTTGTGAAATCTATCCAATCTGGTGCTTTAATTGGTTTAAGTTTTTCTGTAGTCTCCAAATCTATGCTTCCACCGTTACCATACACATAATTTGAATGAGTAGTACTTTTTATGCCATGTTCCATTATCTCCTTAAAGGGAACATAATGTTGATGTTTTTCAGGTAAAAAAGCATGGTATAACATAATATCCAACACTATCACTTCCTTAAATATTTATCTTCTAGGAACATACGGAAAACGAGAACTTCTATCTGGGTTATAAATATTTTTAAATACTCTATGACTCCCAGTCGGTGTATTAGGTGTACTGATATTTCCTTCAAATTCTTTGTAATACTTAGTTATTTTGTTTGGGTTTGAATTATTAGGATTGGGCCAGTTTGAATAAGCTTTATCAGGATTAGCCACTGTTTCTTTCCTTAGTTTGGAAACATCTACATTTCCCCCGTACTGTGAACACTTCATCAACAGAGCCGCCAAACATTACCGGATCGTCGCTTTTTATATCTTCTAGCAAATTTGTGACTACCTGTTTTTTCTCGCCATCTAACTTAGAAAGCACCCTCCCATACACGCTTCGTACTTGTTCATGATTTAAAATTCTGTAATGCATAAATTCCATCCATTCTCTTGCTCTATCAATAACGCTTGGAACAACTGAAGCGATTAGGTATAATCCTTCTTCAACATCCACTCTATAAAGGCGCTCTATCCCATGGATTAATCCAAACATTATTTCATGCTGTTCTGTATCATCGTCAAAAGCCATACATAATTCATCAATGATTGATACATTCCCCAAAGCAATGAGATTGCTTAGTGCTTCTTCAAATTCAGAAATTTCTTTTTGCGACTGTAAAAGCCTACTGGTATAGAGCCTTTTCAATTCTTTTTTATCATCCATATATTTTTACCTCACTTATTAAGGGGTATGTTTGTATGCGTCCTCGACTCACCATGGAGCTGTGGGGCTCTCTGTGGCATAATTATTCGTGCTGGTGTGACCCCCCAAAAAAAAGAACAGGAGTGTCTTTTCTCATAAGTGTTTGCCGTGGTGGGATCCTCTCTATGGTATAAATATTGTAAAGGGAAGATCAATCAATATTTTTTCAACTCTTCTTCTAAATCTAAGATTAATGTATCAATTTCTAACACGGCTGAATCATTACTGTTCCAAAAAATTGAAGGTTTGATACCATCCTCTTTCATACCAGGTAGCCATTCTTGCATAAAGTCCTCAAGTTCTATCGGTTCTGCTCTATAATTATTCCACTCACCAACTGCACATAAATTTGCAAATGCCTTTTTGGGCCAAAAGGGCATTAGATGATTTCCATTATGATCTTCTGAGATTGCCCATCCATCATCGAACAATCCCCAAACTTCCTCAAAGTCAGCTACTTTTTTTATAAAGTATTCATACATTTTTGAAGCAGGGAGTTTACTAACTACTTCAATCTCTTTGTTATTCAATAACATTACCTCCTCCTATCATATTGTAAAGGGACGAGTCAGGGAGCTGTAGATGATATCTTTGGATCCAAAACAAGAAGCGATGTCCGTACTTTCCAACGACAGAACCACTTACAAGTGGATGAGATTGCGGGATCTCAGACGTTTCAGATGTTGTTTAAATAAAAAAAGATTGCAGGGGTTACTACCGTCTTGCCTCTGCGAACTTTCATAAGTAA
The Salipaludibacillus sp. LMS25 DNA segment above includes these coding regions:
- a CDS encoding thermonuclease family protein; protein product: MRKLRKGKNQYVWLTSALMAVVMMSGCGQSTSKEPVQNEPKNETNANQNNEIEEELTRDQEIAIENDKIAEITEEVEVIDVIDGSTAVVINEDGEEETVKLLLIETPDNIPEEESTAEFGIEAYDLTQSYLDGSYVLLERGTPDKDENGYTLGHIWLKTTEGPYNFSERILLRGLGKVVDDVDASNMKYLDEFREYEQSAKEEAAESDHPINIWAVEGYVTDDGFDQSIEF
- a CDS encoding DNA polymerase III translates to MLYHAFLPEKHQHYVPFKEIMEHGIKSTTHSNYVYGNGGSIDLETTEKLKPIKAPDWIDFTKTVRADIANQFSKSFCFPVFTDKILIFDGDISLSVYDQAFYDENKYTFEEALDFDTGETIEHWIKLYWDSMMTLEEYLIKRPYPKSEVLIFEPVPKDIIKICEE
- a CDS encoding Imm30 family immunity protein, translated to MDDKKELKRLYTSRLLQSQKEISEFEEALSNLIALGNVSIIDELCMAFDDDTEQHEIMFGLIHGIERLYRVDVEEGLYLIASVVPSVIDRAREWMEFMHYRILNHEQVRSVYGRVLSKLDGEKKQVVTNLLEDIKSDDPVMFGGSVDEVFTVRGKCRCFQTKERNSG
- a CDS encoding DUF2750 domain-containing protein, whose protein sequence is MLLNNKEIEVVSKLPASKMYEYFIKKVADFEEVWGLFDDGWAISEDHNGNHLMPFWPKKAFANLCAVGEWNNYRAEPIELEDFMQEWLPGMKEDGIKPSIFWNSNDSAVLEIDTLILDLEEELKKY